The window AGTTGTAGGTTCGGGCAATATTAAAACGATTGATAATTCGAATTTTGTAGGCGGAAAAATTTACACCATTTGGTTTAGCGGTACAACTGCAGCAACCTTAGAAGCGCATATCATCGCAGATAATTAATTTCGGTAAATTTATAAGCTTTCTGCTATCTTTACGTTTTATTAGCATCAGCAATTTTATATGAAAAATACTAATTCAATATGGCCTAAAATGTTCCTTTTTGTGCCTGTATTAATGATCTTTTCCTGCATCAAGAATGATAATTTCATCAAAGGAGATGCTAAGATCAGGTATTTTCATTCGGCGGTAACAGATACTATTCAAAATTTTTATTTACGAGGTATTCAGTCCGGAGCTTCTACAGCTTATGGTTCAAACAGTAATTATATTGTTGTAGCTGGCGATTCGAGCTATACCATTACTTCCAGAAATATAAATACCGCTACCGATGTTGCAAGTACAACCAATAAATTTGATATCGGGGCTAATTATTCGATCTTCTATACACGTAAAACAGCTACCAGCAAGCCTGAATTAACAGTTTTTAAGGATGATGTAAAGCAAAACTTAGACTCTGTAAAGCTAACA is drawn from Pedobacter sp. HDW13 and contains these coding sequences:
- a CDS encoding DUF4397 domain-containing protein, which translates into the protein MKNTNSIWPKMFLFVPVLMIFSCIKNDNFIKGDAKIRYFHSAVTDTIQNFYLRGIQSGASTAYGSNSNYIVVAGDSSYTITSRNINTATDVASTTNKFDIGANYSIFYTRKTATSKPELTVFKDDVKQNLDSVKLTFLNLGYTLNSNVIVKDDGGLSLSLP